A stretch of Sulfurirhabdus autotrophica DNA encodes these proteins:
- a CDS encoding Fur family transcriptional regulator, whose translation MQQYTRDNMAELLRSHSINPTHQRIEIAFALFSRQEHLSADQIMSLVNTRFSETSKATVYNTLNLFVEKKLVREVIVDPSKVFYDPNTQEHHHIYNVVSGELTDIDVSAISIGSLPNLPEGLVTEGIDVIVRVRPQNILS comes from the coding sequence ATGCAGCAATATACCCGCGACAACATGGCTGAGCTTTTGCGTAGCCACAGTATTAATCCGACTCATCAGCGGATTGAGATCGCTTTTGCACTTTTTTCTCGGCAAGAGCATTTGTCTGCGGATCAGATTATGTCGTTGGTGAATACCCGTTTTAGTGAAACTTCGAAAGCGACGGTCTATAACACGCTTAATTTGTTTGTTGAAAAGAAACTGGTGCGTGAGGTGATTGTTGACCCCAGTAAGGTGTTTTATGACCCGAACACGCAGGAACACCATCATATCTACAATGTTGTTAGCGGTGAATTAACGGATATTGATGTGTCTGCCATTTCCATCGGAAGTTTGCCTAATTTACCAGAGGGTTTGGTGACAGAGGGAATCGATGTCATTGTCCGAGTACGTCCTCAGAACATCTTAAGTTAA